A section of the Candidatus Baltobacteraceae bacterium genome encodes:
- the atpA gene encoding F0F1 ATP synthase subunit alpha has product MINADEIAGILKQQIESFKTELQEDEIGTVIEVGANLARVYGLRGVRSSELVEFANGLQGVALNLEEDNVGIVIMGSDKDIKEGDKVRRTGRIASVPVGDVLLGRVVNPLGQAIDGKGDIQTNRYRTIENVAPSVVQRQPVKQPLQTGIRAIDALIPIGRGQRELIIGDRSTGKTAIAIDTIINQKGKNVFCIYVAIGQKNSTVAALAQVLEQKGAMAYTTIVCVGPSEAAALRWMAPFAGCAMAEELMYSGKDVLIIYDDLTKHAQSYREMSLLLRRPPGREAYPGDVFFLHSRLLERAAKLSDEMGAGSLTALPIIETQAGDFSAYIPTNVISITDGQIYLTPELFFQGIRPAVDVGLSVSRVGGAAQTKAMKSVAGQLKLELAQYRDLAAFAKLSSDLDKATQMQLTRGEKMTELLKQPQYQPMAMEDQVAIVYGATKGYVNDIATTRLQNWASGFIGFLHEKHPDVPKAIADSGQLADDVKKQLDAALTEFGKTF; this is encoded by the coding sequence ATGATTAACGCTGACGAAATCGCCGGAATACTGAAGCAGCAGATCGAGAGCTTCAAGACCGAGCTGCAAGAAGACGAAATTGGGACCGTTATCGAGGTCGGTGCGAATCTCGCGCGCGTCTACGGACTGCGCGGAGTTCGCTCGTCGGAGCTCGTCGAGTTCGCCAACGGGCTGCAAGGCGTCGCGTTGAACTTGGAAGAGGACAACGTCGGCATCGTGATCATGGGCTCCGACAAGGACATTAAAGAAGGCGATAAGGTGCGCCGTACCGGGCGCATCGCATCGGTGCCGGTCGGCGACGTCTTGCTCGGCCGCGTCGTCAATCCGCTCGGGCAAGCGATCGACGGTAAGGGCGACATTCAGACGAATCGCTATCGCACGATCGAAAACGTTGCGCCGAGCGTCGTTCAGCGCCAACCCGTCAAGCAGCCGCTGCAGACCGGTATCCGCGCCATCGACGCGCTGATCCCCATCGGCCGCGGTCAGCGCGAGCTCATCATCGGCGACCGTTCGACCGGAAAGACGGCGATCGCGATCGACACGATCATCAATCAAAAAGGCAAGAACGTCTTCTGCATCTACGTCGCGATCGGGCAGAAGAACTCGACCGTCGCGGCGCTCGCGCAAGTACTCGAACAGAAGGGCGCGATGGCGTACACGACCATCGTCTGCGTCGGACCGTCCGAGGCGGCCGCGCTGCGCTGGATGGCGCCGTTCGCCGGCTGCGCGATGGCCGAAGAGCTGATGTATAGCGGCAAAGACGTCCTCATCATCTACGACGATCTCACCAAGCACGCGCAGTCGTACCGCGAGATGTCGCTGCTGCTGCGCCGTCCGCCGGGCCGCGAAGCCTACCCGGGCGACGTCTTCTTCCTGCACTCGCGTCTGCTCGAGCGCGCGGCGAAACTCTCCGACGAGATGGGCGCCGGATCGCTGACGGCGCTGCCGATCATCGAGACGCAGGCGGGCGACTTCTCCGCGTATATTCCGACCAACGTGATTTCGATTACGGACGGCCAGATTTACCTAACGCCCGAGCTGTTCTTCCAAGGTATCCGCCCCGCCGTCGACGTCGGTCTTTCCGTGTCGCGCGTCGGCGGTGCCGCGCAGACCAAAGCCATGAAATCGGTGGCCGGTCAGTTGAAGCTCGAGCTCGCGCAGTATCGCGATCTCGCCGCGTTCGCCAAGCTCTCGAGCGATCTGGACAAGGCGACGCAGATGCAGCTGACGCGCGGTGAGAAGATGACCGAGCTGCTCAAGCAGCCGCAGTACCAGCCGATGGCGATGGAAGATCAAGTCGCGATCGTCTACGGCGCGACCAAAGGCTACGTCAACGACATCGCCACGACGCGTTTGCAGAACTGGGCCAGCGGATTCATCGGCTTCCTTCACGAGAAGCATCCGGACGTGCCGAAGGCGATTGCCGACAGCGGTCAGCTTGCCGACGACGTCAAGAAGCAGCTCGACGCGGCGCTCACGGAGTTCGGAAAAACGTTCTAA
- the atpG gene encoding ATP synthase F1 subunit gamma, translating to MPSVRDLRDRIKSLKNTQQITKAMKQVAAAKIRRAEIAQKQARPYADTLAEMLNDLMSAVSSVDHPYMKPGKAGAPSGIVLMTADKGLAGAFNSNVIRAGEVAARERGNVRWYALGVKARNAVRRLGSPDAPSWTLNAPSKLDTAREVARRVSDDFVAGTISEVVIVSQKLVSMLSQKPETRRLIPFDPSTSAQSAYAQGDKKPSGAVEFAGSPEFVLSRLLPKYLEFTIFSAMLETDAAFFAAQLLAMTNATDNAKKLIDELTIQMNNARQAAITKELLEIVAGAEALGVE from the coding sequence ATGCCGTCGGTAAGAGACCTTCGCGACCGGATCAAGTCGCTGAAGAACACGCAGCAGATCACCAAGGCGATGAAGCAAGTCGCCGCGGCGAAGATTCGGCGCGCCGAAATCGCGCAGAAACAAGCGCGTCCCTACGCGGATACGCTTGCCGAGATGCTCAACGATCTGATGTCGGCGGTTTCTTCGGTCGACCATCCCTACATGAAGCCGGGTAAAGCCGGTGCGCCGTCGGGCATCGTGCTGATGACCGCCGACAAAGGTTTGGCCGGCGCGTTCAACTCCAACGTGATTCGCGCGGGCGAAGTCGCCGCACGCGAGCGCGGCAACGTGCGCTGGTACGCCCTCGGCGTCAAGGCGCGCAACGCGGTGCGGCGTTTGGGCTCGCCCGACGCACCGTCGTGGACGCTCAACGCCCCGTCGAAGCTCGACACCGCACGCGAAGTCGCGCGGCGCGTTAGCGACGATTTCGTCGCCGGCACGATCTCCGAAGTCGTCATCGTGTCGCAAAAGCTCGTTTCGATGCTGTCTCAAAAACCCGAAACGCGCCGCTTGATCCCTTTCGACCCTTCGACTTCGGCGCAGAGCGCCTACGCTCAGGGTGACAAGAAGCCCAGCGGAGCAGTAGAGTTTGCGGGGTCGCCGGAGTTCGTGCTGTCGCGGCTGCTGCCGAAGTATCTGGAGTTCACGATCTTCTCGGCGATGCTCGAAACCGACGCGGCGTTCTTCGCGGCGCAGCTGCTGGCGATGACCAACGCCACCGACAACGCCAAAAAGCTCATCGACGAACTCACCATCCAAATGAACAACGCTCGCCAGGCGGCGATCACCAAAGAACTGCTGGAAATCGTAGCCGGCGCGGAAGCGCTCGGCGTCGAGTAG
- the atpD gene encoding F0F1 ATP synthase subunit beta: MATATGKVVQVLGNVVDVQFTPETLPNINDALSVRVNEDAHAASNGAASASGIQLGGSAMQARDLILEVQDELGNDQVRCLALGSTDGLVRGAPVTALGGPIQVPVGEGTLGRIFNVLGQTIDSDEPVKASAQWPIHRPAPEFKYQDPTPRIFETGIKVVDLMAPYTRGGKVGLFGGAGVGKTVLIQELIRNIAYVHKGFSVFTGVGERTREGNDLWLEMKESGVLAQTTLVFGQMDEPPGVRFRIAQTGVTMAEYFRDELGADVLLFMDNIFRYLQAGSEVSALMGRMPSAVGYQPTLSTDVGILEERITSTRKGSITSVQAVYVPADDYTDPAVAVTFAHLDATTALSRPISELGIYPAVDPLASSSRILDPQIIGEEHYNVARGVQETLQRYKDLQDIIAILGVEELSEEDKVVVGRARRIQRFFSQPFFVAEQFTGRSGKYVKLADTIASFKEILDGKVDSLPEGAFFYAGTIDEVRENAEKMAVV; encoded by the coding sequence ATGGCTACTGCTACCGGAAAAGTCGTGCAAGTACTCGGAAACGTCGTGGACGTACAGTTCACGCCGGAGACGCTGCCCAACATCAACGACGCGCTCAGCGTTCGCGTCAACGAAGACGCGCACGCTGCCAGCAACGGCGCGGCGAGCGCGAGCGGGATTCAGCTCGGCGGCTCCGCGATGCAGGCGCGCGATCTGATCTTGGAAGTGCAGGACGAGCTCGGTAACGATCAAGTGCGCTGTTTGGCGCTCGGGTCGACCGACGGACTCGTACGCGGTGCACCCGTCACGGCGCTCGGCGGTCCGATCCAGGTTCCGGTGGGCGAAGGCACCTTGGGACGCATCTTCAACGTGCTCGGCCAGACGATCGACAGCGACGAGCCGGTGAAAGCTTCGGCGCAGTGGCCGATTCATCGTCCCGCGCCGGAGTTCAAGTATCAGGATCCGACGCCGCGCATCTTCGAGACGGGCATCAAAGTCGTCGATCTCATGGCGCCGTACACGCGCGGCGGCAAGGTCGGTCTCTTCGGCGGTGCCGGCGTCGGCAAGACGGTGCTCATTCAAGAGCTCATCCGCAACATCGCGTACGTGCACAAAGGCTTCTCGGTGTTCACCGGCGTCGGCGAACGCACGCGTGAAGGCAACGACTTGTGGCTCGAAATGAAAGAGTCGGGCGTGCTCGCGCAAACGACGCTCGTCTTCGGTCAGATGGACGAGCCGCCGGGCGTGCGTTTCCGTATCGCGCAGACCGGCGTCACGATGGCCGAGTATTTCCGCGACGAGCTCGGCGCCGACGTCCTGTTGTTCATGGACAATATCTTCCGCTATCTGCAAGCGGGTTCCGAAGTCTCGGCGCTCATGGGACGCATGCCGTCCGCCGTCGGTTATCAGCCGACGCTCAGCACCGACGTCGGCATTCTCGAAGAGCGCATCACGTCCACGCGTAAGGGTTCGATCACGTCGGTGCAGGCGGTGTACGTGCCGGCCGACGACTACACCGATCCGGCCGTCGCCGTGACGTTCGCTCACCTCGATGCGACGACGGCGCTTTCGCGTCCGATTTCGGAGCTCGGCATCTATCCGGCGGTCGATCCGCTGGCGTCGAGCTCGCGCATCCTGGATCCGCAAATCATCGGCGAAGAACACTACAATGTGGCGCGCGGCGTGCAAGAGACGCTGCAGCGGTACAAAGATCTGCAAGATATCATCGCGATTCTGGGCGTCGAAGAGCTGTCGGAAGAAGACAAAGTCGTCGTCGGTCGCGCGCGGCGCATTCAGCGCTTCTTCTCGCAGCCGTTCTTCGTCGCCGAACAGTTCACGGGACGTTCCGGCAAGTACGTCAAGCTCGCCGATACGATTGCGTCGTTCAAAGAGATCCTCGACGGCAAGGTCGACTCGCTGCCGGAAGGCGCGTTCTTCTACGCCGGAACGATCGACGAAGTCCGCGAGAACGCCGAAAAGATGGCGGTCGTCTAA
- the atpC gene encoding ATP synthase F1 subunit epsilon, producing MAATVPFKLITPTRVVYDGQAELVIAVTTEGEEGILPKHAPFLAALRPGVLRANVAADGKTERLELATGEGFMQALPDRVTVLVDEALRFEDVDVARAREELAAATERQKAQTIDSPAFAREQAAIDFANAKLRVTGH from the coding sequence ATGGCCGCCACCGTTCCGTTCAAGCTCATCACCCCCACCCGGGTCGTCTACGACGGCCAGGCCGAGCTCGTCATCGCCGTAACGACCGAGGGCGAAGAGGGCATCCTGCCCAAGCACGCGCCGTTCTTGGCCGCGTTGCGGCCGGGGGTGCTGCGCGCCAACGTCGCCGCCGACGGAAAGACCGAGCGTCTCGAGCTGGCGACCGGCGAAGGCTTCATGCAGGCACTCCCCGATCGCGTCACCGTCCTGGTCGACGAAGCCCTCCGTTTCGAGGACGTCGACGTGGCGCGCGCGCGGGAAGAGCTCGCCGCCGCGACCGAGCGCCAAAAGGCACAAACGATCGACTCGCCGGCGTTCGCACGCGAGCAAGCCGCGATCGATTTTGCCAACGCAAAACTGCGCGTAACGGGGCATTAG
- the murA gene encoding UDP-N-acetylglucosamine 1-carboxyvinyltransferase: MLDRLETTLRVRGGVRLEGSVATHGAKNAALPIMAACLLAKGTVTLHRIPHITDVSVMWSLLEALGARIRYEGDDTVTIDAGNVASYRAPYALVRKLAASFDIVGPLLGRFGRAEVPLPGGCVLGTRATDMHEQAFVALGCDVHNAHGYLIAESKHPRLRGATVEFRMPSVGATKNAMLAAVVADGTTTLKNVAMEPEVVDLANFLVATGAKIAGQGTDTIVIDGVDELHGAEYEIISDRIVAGTLLLSGAVTRGDVTVTKCNPEHLRAALEKFVECGIVTVTGDDWIRVKADGITGGTDILTAPHPGFPTDLQPQMVAFLSTCPGTSVVEESIFNARFSYVNELARMGADVKVTMESNAAVIKGVRQLSGAPVEAPDIRAGAGLVVAGLAAAGETEIIGLEYIDRGYERLEELLSDLGGQVQRSSGVTPLTEPAGFFETSEYPRISAAG, from the coding sequence ATGCTCGATAGGCTCGAAACGACGCTCCGCGTGCGGGGCGGCGTCCGTTTAGAAGGCTCGGTAGCGACGCACGGTGCGAAAAACGCCGCGCTGCCGATCATGGCCGCGTGCTTGCTTGCAAAAGGCACCGTTACGCTGCACCGGATTCCGCACATCACCGACGTCTCGGTGATGTGGTCGCTGCTCGAAGCGCTCGGCGCACGCATCCGTTACGAGGGCGACGACACCGTTACCATCGACGCCGGTAACGTTGCGTCGTATCGGGCGCCGTACGCGCTGGTGCGCAAACTAGCCGCGTCGTTCGATATCGTGGGGCCGCTCCTGGGTCGGTTCGGCCGCGCCGAAGTCCCGCTTCCCGGCGGCTGCGTGCTCGGCACGCGCGCGACCGACATGCACGAACAAGCTTTCGTGGCGCTCGGATGCGACGTCCACAACGCGCACGGTTACTTGATCGCCGAATCGAAGCATCCGCGTCTGCGCGGCGCAACGGTCGAGTTTCGCATGCCCAGCGTCGGCGCGACGAAGAACGCAATGCTCGCGGCGGTGGTCGCCGACGGAACGACGACGCTCAAGAACGTCGCAATGGAACCCGAAGTCGTCGACCTTGCGAACTTCTTGGTCGCGACGGGCGCGAAGATCGCCGGACAGGGGACCGACACGATCGTCATCGACGGCGTCGACGAGCTGCACGGCGCCGAATACGAAATCATCTCCGACCGCATCGTTGCCGGAACGCTGTTGCTTTCGGGAGCCGTGACGCGGGGCGACGTGACGGTGACCAAATGTAACCCCGAGCATTTGCGCGCCGCACTCGAGAAGTTCGTGGAGTGCGGAATCGTCACGGTGACCGGCGACGACTGGATTCGCGTCAAAGCCGACGGCATTACCGGCGGGACCGACATTCTCACCGCGCCGCACCCCGGTTTCCCAACCGATTTACAGCCGCAGATGGTAGCGTTTCTCAGCACGTGTCCGGGAACGAGCGTCGTCGAGGAATCGATCTTCAACGCGCGCTTCTCCTACGTCAACGAGCTGGCGCGCATGGGCGCCGACGTCAAGGTGACGATGGAGAGCAACGCGGCGGTGATCAAAGGCGTTCGTCAGCTTTCGGGTGCGCCGGTCGAAGCGCCGGACATTCGTGCCGGTGCGGGATTGGTCGTGGCTGGATTGGCGGCCGCCGGCGAGACCGAAATCATCGGTTTGGAATACATCGATCGCGGTTACGAGCGCTTGGAAGAGCTGCTTTCAGATTTGGGTGGCCAGGTGCAGAGAAGCAGCGGCGTCACGCCGTTGACCGAACCCGCCGGCTTCTTCGAAACCAGCGAATACCCCAGAATTTCAGCTGCAGGCTAG
- a CDS encoding rod shape-determining protein, whose protein sequence is MDIGIDLGTANVLVHVKGKGIVLREPSVVAKDMNTGRVLAVGEEARQMLGKTPAHIQAIRPLRDGVIADFEVTEAMLSYFIKKVMKDRSWWSSIVKPKPHVTICVPAEITSVEERAVKDAAKLAGARDVEIVEEPMAAAIGAGLPIDGPSGSMVVDIGGGTTDVAVISLGGIVVSQSLRVAGNKLDDAIVRYIRRVYNLMIGERTAEEIKIKIGSAYKLEQELAMEIRGRDLINGLPKTVKITSEEIREALNEPVGAIVEAVKSVLEKTPPELASDIIDRGIILTGGGALLRGLDKLLSEVTGVPAIVADDPLSCVALGTGARVHV, encoded by the coding sequence TTGGATATCGGGATCGATCTCGGCACGGCCAACGTGCTCGTGCACGTCAAGGGCAAAGGCATCGTCTTACGCGAGCCGTCCGTCGTGGCCAAGGACATGAACACCGGCCGCGTGCTCGCCGTCGGCGAGGAAGCGCGTCAGATGCTCGGCAAAACGCCCGCACACATTCAGGCGATTCGGCCGCTGCGCGACGGCGTGATCGCGGACTTCGAAGTCACCGAAGCGATGCTTTCGTACTTCATCAAGAAGGTTATGAAAGATCGCTCGTGGTGGTCGTCGATCGTCAAACCCAAGCCGCACGTGACGATTTGCGTGCCGGCCGAGATTACCAGCGTCGAGGAGCGCGCCGTCAAAGACGCGGCTAAGCTGGCGGGTGCCCGCGACGTCGAAATCGTCGAGGAGCCGATGGCGGCCGCCATCGGCGCGGGGCTTCCCATCGACGGTCCGTCGGGCAGCATGGTCGTCGATATCGGCGGCGGAACGACCGACGTAGCGGTCATTTCGTTGGGCGGTATCGTCGTCTCGCAGTCGCTGCGCGTGGCGGGGAATAAGCTCGACGATGCCATCGTTCGTTACATTCGCCGGGTCTACAACTTGATGATCGGCGAGCGCACGGCCGAAGAGATCAAGATCAAGATCGGCTCCGCTTACAAACTCGAGCAAGAGCTCGCGATGGAAATTCGCGGGCGCGATCTGATCAACGGTCTGCCCAAGACGGTGAAGATCACGAGCGAAGAGATTCGCGAAGCGCTCAACGAGCCGGTTGGCGCGATCGTCGAAGCGGTGAAGTCGGTGCTCGAAAAGACGCCGCCGGAGCTGGCGTCGGATATCATCGATCGCGGCATCATTCTCACCGGGGGAGGCGCGCTGCTGCGCGGACTCGACAAGCTGCTTTCGGAAGTGACGGGCGTACCGGCGATCGTCGCGGACGATCCGCTTTCGTGCGTCGCGTTGGGAACGGGGGCCCGCGTTCACGTCTGA
- a CDS encoding L-threonylcarbamoyladenylate synthase, protein MVEEVANVVFAGGTIIFPTDTSYALACDPQRSDAVDRVYTALGRPDQRPLTIHVASVAEFLEYAAGNKLAVLVAKRFLPGPVIVLIRKPRFVSDDLTAGLQTVAFRVPDDELAASLLERCGPLAGVSANPPGGPRYRGDGACDSLPPADLLIQHGPTLYDRESTIVDLTGVHARLLREGVVPEARLAELLGPIERPTVKVRTQAK, encoded by the coding sequence GTGGTCGAAGAGGTTGCCAACGTCGTCTTTGCCGGTGGAACGATCATCTTTCCGACCGATACGAGCTATGCGCTCGCGTGCGATCCGCAGCGCAGCGACGCGGTCGATCGCGTCTACACCGCGCTCGGGCGTCCGGATCAGCGTCCGCTCACGATCCACGTAGCGTCGGTGGCGGAGTTCTTGGAGTACGCTGCCGGCAATAAGCTCGCGGTGCTCGTCGCCAAACGTTTTCTCCCCGGCCCCGTCATCGTGTTGATTCGCAAGCCGCGCTTCGTCAGCGACGATTTGACGGCCGGCCTGCAAACGGTGGCGTTTCGCGTTCCCGACGACGAGCTGGCGGCATCGTTGCTGGAACGGTGCGGACCGTTAGCGGGCGTTTCGGCAAATCCGCCGGGCGGTCCAAGGTACCGCGGCGACGGTGCGTGCGATTCGCTGCCGCCGGCCGATTTGCTGATCCAACACGGACCGACGCTCTACGACCGCGAATCGACCATTGTCGATCTCACCGGTGTGCACGCGCGCCTGCTTCGGGAAGGCGTGGTGCCGGAAGCGCGTCTTGCGGAACTTCTCGGCCCGATCGAACGTCCTACGGTAAAGGTGCGTACTCAAGCGAAATGA
- the lptC gene encoding LPS export ABC transporter periplasmic protein LptC: MIRSLLAVVLTLAFLAPTPRPRVPATPGQAPVPVSPPPAAMPSPQPEASSGAATMEFGVWTVHATSVDANIKTGDFHTNEKVLMTRAGGDVTADKANGNYKKSTVYLVGHVVMHDNSGNYGGLGGGSAKSNGPSTLTADRAEIDGQAKLYKAIGNVHYVENDTVVDSANGTLNDETHDLDLSGNVRITQGTRKVDADNVVYNTITGQAHAEGNVTMQFPGQLHRGLATPKPLNVPKNPITQPVGSASPAP, from the coding sequence ATGATCCGAAGTCTGCTGGCCGTCGTCCTCACCCTCGCGTTCCTGGCGCCGACGCCGCGTCCGCGCGTCCCGGCAACGCCCGGACAGGCGCCCGTGCCGGTCTCGCCGCCGCCCGCGGCGATGCCCTCACCGCAGCCCGAGGCTTCGAGCGGCGCGGCGACGATGGAGTTCGGCGTTTGGACCGTACACGCGACGTCGGTGGACGCGAACATCAAAACCGGCGATTTCCACACCAACGAAAAAGTGTTGATGACGCGGGCCGGCGGCGACGTCACGGCCGACAAAGCCAACGGCAACTATAAGAAATCGACCGTCTATTTGGTCGGGCACGTCGTCATGCACGATAACAGTGGAAACTACGGCGGGCTGGGTGGTGGTTCGGCGAAATCGAACGGACCCTCGACGCTAACGGCCGACCGCGCGGAAATCGACGGCCAGGCAAAACTCTATAAAGCGATCGGCAACGTGCATTACGTCGAGAACGACACCGTCGTGGATTCCGCGAACGGCACGCTCAACGACGAAACCCACGATCTCGATCTCAGCGGCAACGTGCGCATCACGCAGGGTACGCGCAAGGTCGACGCGGACAACGTCGTCTACAACACCATCACCGGTCAAGCGCACGCCGAAGGCAACGTGACGATGCAGTTTCCCGGACAGCTGCATCGCGGCCTCGCGACCCCCAAGCCGTTGAACGTTCCCAAGAATCCGATCACCCAGCCGGTGGGAAGCGCGTCGCCCGCTCCGTAA
- a CDS encoding replication-associated recombination protein A encodes MASHEPAPSLFARPENVPLAARMRPQSLDEFVGQHSVLGPGRALRRAIEADTVPSMILWGPPGTGKTTLAEIVAHRTGAYFERLSAVSAGVADLRRVMAEAKARLRAGTRTVLFIDEIHRFNKGQQDAVLPYVEDGTVTLIGATTENPSFEVNSALLSRARVFVLSALSDDDVGSIVDRALSDAQRGLGDRTVVLEPDARKTLIDLANGDARAALNALEFAAATASERDGKRIVGRALVLDAMQRRGTVYDKGGEAHYDTISAFIKSIRASDPDAAVYWLARMIDGGEDALFIARRLVILASEDVGLADSRGISVAIAAQQAVHFVGMPEGFFPLAHATLYLAKAPKSNSVGRAYGAAAHDVEETRNDPVPLHLRNAPTGLMRQLGYGKDYHYAHDDYDVKQLNLPDNLKDRKYYEPGENDK; translated from the coding sequence ATGGCATCGCACGAGCCGGCGCCGTCCCTCTTCGCACGCCCCGAAAACGTGCCGCTGGCCGCTAGGATGCGGCCGCAATCGCTCGACGAATTCGTCGGACAACACTCCGTGCTCGGTCCCGGCCGTGCGTTACGGCGCGCGATCGAAGCCGATACGGTTCCGTCGATGATTTTGTGGGGCCCGCCCGGCACCGGAAAGACGACCCTCGCCGAAATCGTTGCGCATCGTACGGGCGCTTATTTCGAGCGGCTTTCGGCCGTTAGCGCGGGCGTAGCCGATCTTCGCCGCGTGATGGCCGAGGCGAAAGCGCGCTTGCGGGCCGGCACGCGCACCGTGCTCTTCATCGACGAGATCCATCGCTTCAACAAGGGGCAGCAAGACGCGGTTCTCCCGTACGTCGAGGATGGAACGGTGACCCTCATCGGCGCGACAACCGAAAATCCGTCGTTCGAAGTGAACTCCGCACTCCTCTCGCGTGCGCGCGTGTTCGTGCTTTCGGCGCTGAGCGACGACGACGTCGGAAGCATCGTCGATCGCGCCTTGAGCGACGCGCAGCGCGGCCTCGGGGATCGCACGGTCGTGCTGGAGCCGGACGCCCGCAAGACCCTGATCGATCTCGCCAACGGCGACGCGCGCGCGGCGCTCAACGCCCTCGAGTTTGCAGCCGCGACGGCTTCGGAGCGTGACGGCAAGCGCATCGTCGGACGCGCGCTCGTGCTCGACGCCATGCAGCGCCGCGGCACCGTCTACGACAAGGGCGGGGAGGCTCACTACGACACCATCAGCGCCTTCATCAAGTCGATACGCGCGAGCGATCCCGACGCCGCCGTCTATTGGCTGGCACGGATGATCGACGGCGGCGAAGACGCGCTCTTCATCGCGCGCCGGCTGGTGATCCTAGCATCGGAAGACGTAGGTTTGGCAGACTCACGCGGAATCTCGGTCGCGATCGCGGCACAGCAAGCGGTCCATTTCGTGGGCATGCCCGAAGGGTTCTTTCCGCTGGCTCACGCGACGCTGTACTTGGCGAAGGCGCCTAAGAGCAACAGCGTCGGTCGGGCCTACGGCGCGGCCGCGCACGACGTCGAAGAGACGCGCAACGACCCGGTACCGCTGCACCTGCGCAACGCTCCTACGGGACTGATGCGTCAACTCGGCTACGGCAAAGACTACCACTACGCTCATGACGATTACGACGTCAAACAATTGAACTTGCCTGACAATTTAAAAGACCGCAAGTATTATGAGCCGGGCGAGAATGACAAATAA
- a CDS encoding cysteine desulfurase family protein, whose amino-acid sequence MYLDYAATTPLRKEAADAMSLALSEGPFNPSSLHAEGRRARAVLDDARDRVARVLGVARKGITFTGSGSEADNLAIVGAARAAARRGRGRHVVASTIEHHAVLHALDSLAENGFDVTLVPVDERGVVATQAFEAALRDDTVVASVMYANNEIGTIQPVEQLAAIARSRGAFFHTDAIQTPLWLPVDVQTLRVDAISLSAHKFYGPKGVGVLATGDGVAIEPLVYGGGQEFGRRSGTENVGGIAGLMRALELAEAERTPTRVRVEALRDRLERGILETVPDVRVNGADAPRLPNVLNASFAGIASDELLVRLDLDGVAVSAGSACTSGVLEPSHVIAALGTGVAWRSGAIRFSLGIGTTDAEIDRALEAVAAGVANLRRVRARA is encoded by the coding sequence GTGTATCTCGACTACGCGGCGACTACTCCCTTACGCAAGGAAGCTGCGGATGCCATGAGTTTGGCACTAAGCGAGGGTCCGTTCAATCCCAGTTCGCTGCATGCGGAGGGCCGGCGCGCTCGCGCAGTGCTCGACGACGCGCGCGACCGCGTTGCGCGCGTTCTCGGCGTCGCGCGTAAAGGCATCACGTTTACCGGCAGCGGTTCGGAAGCAGACAACTTGGCGATCGTGGGAGCCGCGCGCGCCGCCGCGCGCCGTGGCCGCGGGCGTCACGTCGTCGCGAGCACGATCGAACATCACGCGGTGCTGCACGCGCTCGACTCGCTCGCGGAGAACGGCTTCGACGTAACGCTCGTGCCGGTCGACGAGCGCGGCGTGGTGGCGACGCAGGCGTTCGAAGCGGCCCTGCGCGATGACACGGTCGTTGCGTCGGTCATGTACGCGAACAACGAAATCGGAACGATTCAACCCGTCGAGCAGCTCGCGGCAATCGCGCGCTCGCGGGGCGCGTTCTTTCATACGGACGCCATCCAAACGCCCTTATGGCTCCCGGTCGACGTGCAGACCCTGCGCGTCGATGCAATATCGCTCTCCGCCCACAAATTTTATGGACCCAAAGGCGTGGGCGTTCTCGCGACGGGCGACGGCGTCGCGATCGAGCCGCTGGTGTACGGCGGCGGCCAAGAGTTCGGACGCCGCTCCGGGACCGAGAACGTCGGCGGGATCGCCGGATTGATGCGCGCGCTGGAGCTCGCGGAGGCGGAACGGACGCCGACGCGCGTCCGCGTCGAAGCGCTGCGCGACCGCCTGGAGCGGGGAATCCTCGAAACGGTGCCCGACGTTCGCGTCAACGGCGCCGACGCGCCGCGCCTGCCGAACGTCCTCAACGCGAGTTTTGCCGGCATCGCTTCGGACGAGCTGCTGGTGCGCTTGGATTTAGACGGCGTCGCCGTATCGGCCGGGAGCGCGTGTACCTCGGGCGTGCTCGAACCCAGTCACGTGATTGCCGCGCTCGGCACCGGCGTCGCGTGGAGAAGCGGCGCGATTCGATTCTCGCTTGGCATCGGCACGACCGATGCCGAGATCGATCGCGCGCTGGAAGCCGTCGCCGCCGGCGTGGCCAATCTGCGCCGCGTTCGCGCGCGCGCGTAA